From the genome of Candidatus Hadarchaeales archaeon, one region includes:
- a CDS encoding cohesin domain-containing protein, translating to MEKTTAIVFASLATLLLMIPLISAPELIYDDFNDETLGTNTGGAAGAMSYDGNHDPTISFVQGYEGRALALTYNLPPNQWAGYWSFFRSDEVGYDLRGYTDLQMWVRGASGGEIFKVEMKDTNNRYRAIYVTLVPGFESGATTSWQKLVIPLYNFASVVDLGNVKQLNIVFDRAPWQGTVHLDKITFTTDSPARSLPAGLIVDDYNDGSGPNNLGGGCGIMDPDPNGGPEWITEEYVGGAYEGLGCLKLTYNRGTSSWVGYWSFLHPDQHGVDVSDYKYLSMYVKGASGGESFRVELKDSSNKVSKQVISGITSSWKEFRLDLSSFSGVSLTSLAMVNFVMDLPPNSGTVYIDLVRFIRENENAPQQPVDNTIVRIFPENQNVRTGENFSVQIGIIPVTGVAGVQCTLRFNPQILGVLDVTEGDFLKQGGASSFFQVISLDNTTGKIEITGVRINGSANSPGVFATVQLKAKDNQGTSQLWLEDVILGDENGQVLPVTLRGAVVTVEAYAPWDVNRDGKVNIQDMLAVISKWKQTGPAGWIAEDINKDGKINVLDLILIGQHWTG from the coding sequence ATGGAGAAAACCACAGCAATAGTGTTTGCAAGCTTAGCGACTTTATTACTCATGATTCCGCTGATATCGGCGCCCGAGCTCATCTATGACGATTTCAACGATGAGACTCTTGGTACCAACACTGGGGGCGCTGCTGGAGCGATGTCATATGATGGAAATCACGACCCCACTATTAGCTTTGTGCAAGGATACGAGGGCAGGGCTCTAGCACTTACGTATAATCTTCCACCAAATCAATGGGCCGGCTATTGGAGTTTCTTCCGATCGGATGAAGTGGGATACGATCTTAGAGGATATACGGATCTCCAGATGTGGGTAAGGGGCGCAAGCGGGGGGGAAATCTTCAAGGTCGAAATGAAAGACACAAACAACAGATATCGTGCGATATATGTAACACTCGTTCCAGGTTTCGAGAGTGGGGCGACTACATCTTGGCAGAAGCTTGTAATTCCCCTTTACAATTTCGCCAGCGTAGTGGACCTCGGCAATGTAAAACAGCTCAACATCGTCTTCGACAGGGCCCCGTGGCAGGGGACCGTACATCTGGACAAAATAACCTTCACCACAGATTCTCCAGCCCGCAGTCTACCAGCCGGTCTAATAGTTGACGATTACAACGACGGAAGTGGGCCAAACAATCTAGGTGGTGGCTGCGGGATAATGGATCCAGATCCAAATGGTGGTCCTGAGTGGATCACGGAAGAGTATGTCGGCGGAGCGTATGAGGGGCTCGGTTGTCTGAAACTCACATACAATCGAGGAACCTCCAGTTGGGTCGGTTACTGGAGTTTCTTGCACCCCGACCAACATGGTGTCGATGTTTCTGATTACAAGTATCTCAGCATGTATGTAAAAGGAGCAAGCGGAGGTGAATCATTCAGGGTGGAGTTGAAGGATAGTTCAAACAAAGTATCGAAACAGGTTATCAGTGGGATTACTTCCTCTTGGAAGGAATTCAGATTGGACCTTTCTAGCTTCTCTGGAGTTAGTCTGACGAGCCTCGCCATGGTAAACTTTGTCATGGACTTACCACCGAACTCTGGAACAGTTTATATAGACCTCGTTAGGTTCATTCGTGAAAACGAGAATGCCCCTCAGCAACCTGTCGACAACACTATCGTAAGAATATTTCCAGAAAATCAAAACGTCAGAACCGGGGAAAACTTTTCCGTACAAATCGGAATCATTCCAGTGACTGGTGTGGCTGGCGTTCAGTGTACATTGAGGTTCAATCCACAGATTCTGGGAGTTCTCGATGTAACCGAGGGTGACTTCCTGAAGCAAGGAGGAGCCAGTAGCTTCTTCCAAGTGATTTCCTTGGATAACACGACGGGAAAAATTGAAATCACCGGTGTACGGATCAACGGATCTGCCAACTCCCCCGGAGTTTTTGCGACAGTGCAATTAAAAGCAAAGGATAATCAGGGGACATCACAGCTCTGGCTTGAGGATGTTATCCTTGGAGATGAGAACGGACAGGTTCTTCCAGTAACACTTAGGGGGGCAGTCGTTACTGTAGAAGCATATGCTCCTTGGGACGTAAACCGGGATGGAAAAGTAAACATTCAGGACATGCTGGCTGTGATATCTAAATGGAAACAAACCGGTCCTGCTGGTTGGATAGCTGAGGATATAAACAAAGACGGAAAAATAAACGTGCTTGACCTCATCCTCATTGGACAGCATTGGACAGGATGA